CGGCGCTCGGCCAGTTTGAACAGGCGCACCAGAATGAACGTCAGGCACAGGTAGAAAGCACCGGCCGTGATGTAAGCCTCGAACGGCAAGTAGTACTGGGCGTTCACGGTACGCGCGGCGCCAGTAATGTCGATCAGGGTCACGATGGAGGCCAGACTGGTGGTCTGCAACATCATGATCACTTCGTTGCTGTACTGCGGCAGCGCCCGGCGCATGGCCGATGGCAGCAAAATACGGCGATACATCTTGGAGCGCGACATGCCCATGGCCTTGGCCGCTTCAATCTCGCCATTAGGCGTGGCCCGCAGGCTACCGGCAATGATTTCGGCGGTGTAGGCGCTGGTGTTGATGGCAAACGCCAGGCACGCGCAGAACGTGGCACTGGACAACAGTGGCCACAAGAAGCTGTCGCGCACGCTCTCGAACTGGGCCAGCCCGTAGTAGATCA
This genomic stretch from Pseudomonas deceptionensis harbors:
- a CDS encoding ABC transporter permease; protein product: MIFDYNVIWDSMPLYLSGMLETVKLLGISLFFGLLAAVPLGLMRVSKQAWVNLPAWLFTYVIRGTPMLVQLFLIYYGLAQFESVRDSFLWPLLSSATFCACLAFAINTSAYTAEIIAGSLRATPNGEIEAAKAMGMSRSKMYRRILLPSAMRRALPQYSNEVIMMLQTTSLASIVTLIDITGAARTVNAQYYLPFEAYITAGAFYLCLTFILVRLFKLAERRWLGYMAPRKA